In a single window of the Zea mays cultivar B73 chromosome 5, Zm-B73-REFERENCE-NAM-5.0, whole genome shotgun sequence genome:
- the LOC103625954 gene encoding protein CASP: MEPSPAQAGASDRDRSPPPPPPPPSQSSTAATISSPLAVVCSFWKDFDLEKERSGLDEQGLKIAENQETSQKNRRKLAENTRDFKKASSDEKLSLLNSLLKSYQEEVDNLTKRAKFGENAFLNIYQKLYEAPDPYPALASMTDQDQKLSELETENRKMKLELEEYRAEAAHLKNQQATIRRLEERNRQLEQQMEEKVREMVEMKQRSMAEDSQKTLEALKDRERSLQDQLRQATESVKNMQKLHESAQSQLFELRTQSEEDRAAKEVEVSLLMDEVERAQARLVSLEREKGDLRSQLQTTNEDASKSSDYLESSDILESSLNAKEKIISELNAELRNIESTLSSEREMHVNELKKLTTLLTEQESALMELKKELQERPTQKLVDDLKKKVQILQAVGYNSIEAEDWELATNGEEMSKLEALLLDKNRKMEHELTQLKVKISEKTSVLEEAEKRIVELTSKVEEQQKLILKLEDDILKGYSSTDRRGSLLNDWDIQEIGSSEASEGSDPRHASADQDQSSMLKVICNQRDRFRARLRETEEELRRLKEKHEMLTVELEKTKADNVQLYGKIRYVQDYSHDKIVSRGPKKYAEDIESGSSDVEAKYKKMYEDDINPFAAFSKKEKDQRYKELGLRDKITLSSGRFVLGNKYARTFIFFYSIGLHLLVFTLLYRMSALSYLNTTTQQDEIILDAGNQRLTHML; encoded by the exons ATTTTGATTTGGAGAAGGAAAGAAGTGGATTGGATGAGCAAGGTTTAAAGATTGCGGAGAATCAAGAAACTAGTCAAAAGAACAGGCGTAAGCTTGCTGAGAACACACGGGATTTCAAAAAGGCATCATCAGATGAGAAACTCAGTTTACTCAATTCTTTGCTGAAGAGTTATCAAGAGGAAGTTGATAACCTCACAAAGAGAGCAAAGTTTGGAGAAAATGCATTTCTCAACATCTATCAGAAGCTCTATGAAGCTCCTGATCCATATCCAGCTCTTGCTTCAATGACT GATCAAGACCAGAAATTGTCTGAACTGGAGACTGAGAACCGTAAGATGAAACTAGAGCTTGAAGAATACCGTGCTGAAGCTGCACACTTGAAGAACCAGCAGGCAACAATTAGGCGACTTGAAGAGCGTAATCGCCAACTGGAACAGCAG ATGGAGGAGAAAGTAAGGGAGATGGTTGAAATGAAGCAGCGAAGCATGGCTGAGGATAGTCAGAAAACTCTAGAAGCCCTGAAAGATAG GGAACGGTCATTGCAGGACCAACTAAGGCAAGCTACAGAAAGTGTAAAGAATATGCAAAAGCTACATGAATCGGCGCAAAGCCAATTGTTTGAGCTTCGCACTCAATCAG AGGAGGATCGAGCTGCAAAGGAGGTTGAAGTCAGCCTTCTGATGGATGAAGTTGAAAGGGCTCAAGCACGATTAGTCAGTCTTGAGAGGGAAAAG GGGGATCTGCGTTCACAATTGCAGACAACTAATGAGGATGCAAGCAAAAGTAG TGACTATTTGGAATCAAGTGATATACTTGAGAGTTCCTTGAACGCCAAGGAGAAGATTATTTCGGAGTTGAATGCAGAACTTCGCAACATTGAAAGTACTTTATCAAGTGAGAGAGAAATGCATGTGAACGAGCTTAAGAAGTTGACTACTTTACTCACTGAACAG GAAAGTGCTCTTATGGAGTTGAAGAAAGAACTCCAGGAAAGACCTACACAAAAACTGGTAGATGATCTCAAGAAAAAGGTTCAGATTTTGCAG GCTGTTGGTTACAACTCCATTGAAGCTGAAGACTGGGAGCTTGCTACTAATGGTGAAGAAATGAGCAAGTTGGAAGCATTGCTTCTAGACAAGAACCGTAAAATGGAGCATGAGCTAACACAACTGAAG GTTAAAATATCAGAGAAAACAAGTGTTCTTGAGGAAGCTGAAAAAAGGATTGTTGAACTAACTTCAAAGGTTGAAGAGCAGCAAAAGCTGATTTTGAAACTTGAGGATGACATACTAAAG GGCTACAGTTCAACTGATAGGAGGGGCTCACTCTTGAATGACTGGGATATTCAAGAAATCGGCTCAAGTGAAGCATCTGAG GGCTCTGATCCAAGGCATGCATCGGCAGATCAAGATCAAAGTTCGATGCTCAAGGTCATTTGCAACCAGAGGGATCGTTTCCGTGCACGTCTGCGTGAAACTGAGGAG GAACTGAGGAGACTAAAAGAGAAGCATGAGATGCTGACTGTTGAACTGGAAAAAACTAAAGCTGATAATGTGCAACTGTATGGAAAGATTCGATATGTCCAAGACTATAGCCACGACAAGATTGTTTCCAGGGGACCAAAAAAG TACGCAGAAGATATTGAAAGTGGTTCTTCTGATGTTGAAGCAAAGTACAAGAAAATGTATGAGGATGACATAAACCCGTTTGCTGCTTTTTCAAAGAAG GAAAAGGATCAGCGTTATAAGGAACTTGGTTTAAGAGACAAAATCACACTTAGTAGTGGCCGTTTTGTCCTTGGTAACAA ATACGCACGGACGTTTATATTCTTCTACAGCATCGGATTGCATCTCCTTGTATTTACATTACTGTACAGAATGTCAGCTTTGAGCTATCTCAA CACAACAACTCAGCAGGATGAAATCATTCTGGATGCTGGTAATCAGAGGCTAACGCACATGCTTTAG